A window of Microcystis aeruginosa FD4 contains these coding sequences:
- a CDS encoding HAD hydrolase-like protein, with protein sequence MYSASLKSFKNPSKALMVGDRLEDEKAAKNAGIDFLSADIWRFSPTDREF encoded by the coding sequence ATTTACTCCGCATCTTTAAAATCTTTTAAAAATCCATCAAAAGCTTTAATGGTGGGCGATCGATTAGAAGATGAAAAAGCCGCAAAAAATGCAGGGATCGACTTCTTAAGTGCCGATATTTGGAGATTTAGCCCAACCGATCGCGAATTTTAA
- a CDS encoding riboflavin synthase, whose amino-acid sequence MFTGLIQALGTIRVVDTDRLYLSVSSNTILQDLMIGDSVAVDGVCLTVEQILPEGFLATASPETLQRTTLGRRIQTKTNVNLETSLRVGSKIGGHFVTGHVDGIGCLFESIIVANSWEMTFSAPSSLEDQWNAHIARYIVGKGSIAVNGISLTVADCDASGSWFKVAVIPHTYAETNLSHLKLGDWVNLEGDILGKYVEKLLRMRSYHPPTEISLEFLAEHGY is encoded by the coding sequence ATGTTTACAGGATTAATTCAAGCCTTGGGAACGATTCGGGTCGTGGATACTGATAGACTATATTTGTCTGTATCCTCTAATACAATTCTCCAAGATTTAATGATTGGTGATAGTGTGGCTGTGGATGGGGTTTGTTTGACAGTTGAGCAAATTCTCCCAGAGGGTTTTTTGGCCACCGCTTCCCCGGAAACCCTACAGCGCACTACTTTGGGACGAAGGATTCAAACAAAAACCAACGTTAACCTAGAAACCTCTTTGCGGGTGGGTAGTAAAATCGGCGGTCATTTTGTCACCGGTCATGTGGACGGAATTGGCTGTTTATTCGAATCGATAATTGTGGCTAATTCTTGGGAAATGACCTTTTCTGCCCCTAGTTCCCTAGAAGACCAGTGGAATGCCCATATAGCTCGTTATATCGTCGGTAAGGGCAGTATAGCTGTTAATGGCATTAGCTTAACCGTGGCCGATTGCGATGCCTCCGGCAGCTGGTTTAAAGTGGCAGTCATCCCCCACACCTACGCCGAAACCAATCTTTCCCATTTAAAATTAGGCGATTGGGTGAATCTAGAAGGGGATATTTTAGGCAAATATGTGGAAAAATTGCTAAGAATGCGCTCTTATCACCCTCCTACCGAGATTAGCCTAGAATTTCTGGCTGAACATGGTTATTAA
- the dxr gene encoding 1-deoxy-D-xylulose-5-phosphate reductoisomerase, with the protein MKKISILGSTGSIGTQTLDIVTDHPDKFQVVGLATGNNIQLLSEQIRQFRPQIVAINNESQLEDLKSLISDLDYTPIILAGKEGVIEVARYGDSESVVTGIVGCAGLLPTIAAITAGKDIALANKETLIAGGPVVLPLVEKHRVKLLPADSEHSAIFQCLQGVPTGGLKKIILTASGGAFRDLPVEKLPQVTVADALKHPNWSMGRKITIDSATLMNKGLEVIEAHYLFGVDYNAIDIVIHPQSIIHSLIELQDTSVLAQLGWPDMRLPLLYALSWPERIYTDWEPLNLVKAGSLTFKEPDHQKYPCMGLAYAAGRAGGAMPAVLNAANEQAVALFLEEKISFLDIPRVIEKVCDRFTIHNSSTPSLDDILAADNWARQEVSNCLIANPV; encoded by the coding sequence ATGAAAAAAATCTCGATTTTAGGCTCTACTGGCTCGATCGGTACTCAAACTCTCGATATTGTCACCGATCATCCCGATAAGTTTCAAGTGGTGGGATTAGCCACGGGTAATAATATTCAACTACTATCGGAGCAAATTCGGCAATTTCGCCCGCAAATCGTGGCGATTAATAACGAAAGTCAACTAGAAGACCTGAAAAGCCTAATTTCTGACCTTGACTACACCCCGATTATCCTAGCAGGAAAGGAAGGAGTCATCGAAGTGGCCCGTTATGGCGATTCCGAAAGCGTCGTCACGGGAATTGTCGGTTGCGCGGGATTGCTGCCGACAATTGCCGCTATTACTGCCGGTAAAGATATCGCCCTCGCTAATAAAGAAACCCTGATTGCTGGCGGTCCGGTGGTGCTGCCTTTAGTGGAAAAACACCGAGTTAAATTATTACCCGCCGATTCGGAACATTCAGCTATTTTTCAATGTTTACAGGGAGTTCCTACTGGGGGATTAAAAAAGATTATTCTCACCGCTTCTGGGGGAGCTTTTCGCGATTTGCCGGTGGAAAAATTGCCGCAAGTAACCGTAGCTGATGCCCTCAAACATCCTAACTGGTCGATGGGCAGAAAAATCACCATCGATTCGGCTACTTTAATGAATAAAGGTCTAGAAGTTATCGAAGCTCATTATTTATTTGGTGTCGATTACAATGCGATCGATATTGTTATTCATCCCCAAAGTATTATTCACTCTTTAATTGAGTTACAGGATACCTCAGTTTTAGCCCAATTAGGCTGGCCTGATATGCGTTTACCCCTGTTATATGCCTTGTCTTGGCCTGAAAGAATTTATACCGATTGGGAACCTTTAAATTTAGTTAAAGCCGGCAGTTTAACCTTCAAAGAACCCGATCATCAAAAATATCCCTGTATGGGATTAGCCTACGCAGCCGGGCGTGCGGGTGGGGCAATGCCAGCAGTATTAAACGCGGCCAATGAACAAGCGGTAGCATTATTTTTAGAAGAAAAGATTAGCTTCTTAGATATTCCCCGGGTGATTGAAAAAGTCTGCGATCGCTTCACAATTCATAACAGTTCTACCCCTAGCCTAGATGACATTTTAGCCGCCGATAATTGGGCGCGTCAAGAGGTATCTAACTGTCTGATTGCCAATCCGGTCTAG
- the tnpA gene encoding IS200/IS605 family transposase: protein MRKDSFGSRHNNHSVGLATIHLVWIPKRRKPVLRGDIKLRLATILESVASDKGWIIKAKEIAPDHVHLLVEYDEKTAISEVVKAFKGRSSRMLREEFPELTKLPSLWTKSYFYDTSGKVSTAKVMAYINDPHHDRH, encoded by the coding sequence ATGAGAAAAGATTCGTTTGGCTCTAGACACAACAACCATTCGGTAGGGCTTGCAACTATTCACTTAGTTTGGATTCCCAAACGTCGTAAGCCAGTGCTAAGGGGCGACATTAAACTAAGATTAGCAACAATCTTGGAATCGGTTGCATCTGATAAAGGTTGGATTATTAAGGCTAAAGAGATAGCCCCAGATCATGTTCACTTGTTAGTAGAATATGATGAGAAAACAGCTATATCTGAAGTGGTCAAGGCTTTTAAAGGAAGAAGTTCAAGAATGCTAAGAGAAGAATTTCCAGAATTAACAAAACTACCCTCTCTTTGGACAAAAAGCTATTTTTATGACACTTCTGGTAAAGTTAGTACAGCAAAAGTAATGGCTTATATTAATGACCCACATCATGACAGACATTAG
- a CDS encoding alpha-ketoglutarate-dependent dioxygenase AlkB: MQKMPPSERKILIGELGKIIEEAPLFTPQMPKSGANFHYQMSNCGQLGWISDRSGYRYTTNHPITGKPWPPLALLGSV; the protein is encoded by the coding sequence ATGCAAAAAATGCCGCCATCAGAGAGAAAAATTTTGATCGGCGAACTAGGCAAAATAATCGAGGAAGCCCCCCTATTTACCCCGCAAATGCCCAAATCAGGGGCAAATTTTCACTATCAGATGAGCAATTGCGGGCAGCTTGGATGGATCAGCGATCGATCAGGCTATCGATACACCACTAATCACCCAATCACCGGGAAGCCTTGGCCGCCTTTGGCTCTTCTAGGTTCTGTGTGA
- a CDS encoding RNA-guided endonuclease InsQ/TnpB family protein has product MFGCQQVLIKADKETRSIIEYLGRESNSLYNCSVYYARQIWLKTGKIVTGFALTKEMKFNPHFKAGYASSMQQTCLNVGESFKSFKKLLKKSIKGELNQKPNVPKYRKSGGLFTVTYPKKWLKLIEGKIRFPLGEQVRAWFGLTEFFLPFPVNLKWELIKEVRIVPRNTCLYAEFVDQQIHCELKEGRSLPTHLDSTKVLGIDHGLNNWLTCVSNIETSFIIDGKHLKSVNQWYNKQIATLKEGKPKGFWSRTLAHVTEKRNQQMRDAVNKAARIVINHCFIHGIGTIVFGWNQGQKNESNMGAKNNQKFVQIPTAKLKERIVQLGEQYDIKFVETEESYTSKASFLDNDELPKYGEKPDGWQSSGKRIKRGLYRTADNWLVNADCNGGANILRKVKTMLKLDLSRVTRGILTMPIRIRFWSNSVLESASL; this is encoded by the coding sequence TTGTTTGGATGCCAGCAGGTTTTAATTAAAGCAGACAAAGAGACAAGATCAATTATTGAATATCTAGGTCGTGAGTCGAATAGTTTATACAATTGTTCTGTTTATTATGCTCGTCAAATTTGGTTGAAGACGGGTAAGATTGTTACTGGATTTGCTCTGACAAAAGAAATGAAGTTTAATCCTCACTTTAAGGCTGGATATGCTTCGTCAATGCAGCAAACTTGCTTAAATGTTGGTGAATCCTTTAAATCTTTTAAGAAACTTTTAAAAAAGTCTATTAAAGGAGAGTTAAATCAAAAGCCTAATGTGCCGAAGTATCGTAAAAGCGGAGGATTGTTTACGGTTACTTATCCTAAAAAATGGTTAAAGTTAATCGAGGGCAAAATAAGGTTCCCTCTAGGAGAGCAAGTTAGAGCGTGGTTTGGATTAACAGAATTTTTTCTGCCTTTTCCTGTTAATTTAAAATGGGAATTAATTAAAGAAGTCAGAATAGTTCCTAGAAATACTTGTCTTTATGCAGAATTTGTTGATCAACAAATACATTGTGAACTCAAAGAGGGGCGAAGCCTACCGACGCATCTTGACTCAACCAAGGTACTAGGGATAGATCACGGATTAAATAATTGGTTAACTTGTGTTTCTAATATTGAAACCAGCTTTATTATTGATGGAAAACATCTTAAATCGGTTAACCAATGGTACAACAAACAAATAGCGACATTGAAAGAAGGAAAACCTAAAGGATTTTGGTCAAGAACTTTAGCTCATGTCACCGAAAAACGTAATCAACAAATGAGAGATGCCGTTAATAAAGCAGCCAGAATAGTAATCAATCATTGTTTTATCCATGGTATTGGTACTATTGTTTTTGGCTGGAATCAAGGTCAGAAAAACGAGTCAAATATGGGGGCGAAAAATAATCAAAAGTTTGTACAAATTCCCACAGCTAAACTTAAGGAAAGAATTGTTCAACTTGGCGAACAATACGACATTAAGTTTGTTGAGACGGAAGAAAGTTATACCTCAAAAGCTTCTTTTTTGGACAATGATGAGCTACCTAAATATGGTGAAAAACCCGACGGGTGGCAGTCTTCAGGAAAACGAATTAAGCGCGGTTTATATCGTACTGCTGATAATTGGTTAGTCAATGCCGATTGTAACGGCGGCGCAAATATTCTAAGAAAAGTAAAGACAATGCTTAAATTAGATTTGAGCAGAGTTACTAGAGGCATCTTGACAATGCCCATCAGAATTAGATTTTGGTCTAATTCTGTGCTAGAATCTGCGTCGCTTTAG
- a CDS encoding IS630 family transposase: MSGVPNINVAESVEELKSLLKQQVTSLNFAKVQSLYLLKIKEVETVRHLAVLIGRSERTIHRWLSCYREGGIENLLSEPEKLGRPKKISVEEAALIQNELKDPEGFQSYKEIHFWVSIILEIPTSYRTVYRLVRNELQAKLKVARPQNLKQLPGEVKIFQNNLYEQLQALLEKESEKVSQYLKVRFCCPDESRFGCPTMVRNKITIKGIKPLGNFQYNFQYLWLYGLIEPRTGSSFFYEFSHLDGECFNQYLTLFSQAFSEELHIIQLDNAPAHTATDLEIPDNIILFYQPPYCPEVNPIERVWLYLKNLLAWGNFNSLDNLRSKLYHLLNSLSNDTLGYLTGWSWILEALCLSGI, encoded by the coding sequence ATGAGTGGAGTCCCTAATATTAATGTTGCTGAGTCAGTAGAAGAATTAAAATCCTTGTTGAAGCAACAAGTAACCTCTTTAAACTTTGCTAAAGTACAATCCCTGTATCTACTAAAAATTAAGGAGGTAGAAACGGTTCGTCATCTCGCCGTGTTAATAGGACGCTCAGAAAGAACTATTCATCGCTGGTTAAGTTGTTATCGAGAAGGAGGAATAGAAAATCTCTTGTCAGAACCAGAAAAACTGGGAAGACCCAAAAAGATTTCAGTGGAAGAAGCCGCTCTAATTCAGAATGAATTAAAAGACCCAGAAGGATTTCAAAGTTATAAAGAAATTCATTTTTGGGTATCAATTATTTTAGAAATACCCACCAGTTATAGAACTGTTTACCGTCTCGTAAGAAATGAATTACAAGCTAAATTAAAAGTGGCTCGACCTCAAAATTTAAAACAATTACCAGGAGAAGTAAAAATATTCCAAAATAATCTATATGAACAGCTACAAGCTTTACTAGAAAAGGAATCTGAAAAAGTTAGTCAATATTTAAAAGTCCGCTTCTGCTGTCCAGATGAAAGTCGCTTTGGCTGTCCTACCATGGTCAGAAATAAAATAACAATTAAAGGCATAAAGCCCCTTGGTAATTTTCAGTATAATTTTCAATATCTCTGGCTCTATGGTTTAATAGAACCTCGAACAGGTAGCAGTTTTTTTTATGAATTCTCTCATTTAGATGGGGAATGTTTTAATCAATATTTAACGCTTTTTTCTCAAGCTTTTTCTGAGGAATTACATATTATTCAATTAGATAATGCTCCCGCACATACGGCGACCGACCTAGAAATACCTGATAATATTATCCTATTTTATCAACCTCCCTATTGTCCAGAAGTAAATCCAATTGAGAGAGTTTGGCTATATTTGAAAAACCTATTGGCCTGGGGCAATTTTAACTCCCTTGATAACTTAAGAAGTAAACTTTACCATCTTTTAAATTCTCTATCCAATGACACGCTCGGGTATTTGACGGGATGGTCTTGGATTTTAGAAGCTCTATGTCTGTCAGGAATTTAG
- a CDS encoding glutamate-5-semialdehyde dehydrogenase, with translation MVTTSLSLPEIARETRQASRQLAILTNEERNKALEAIAEALTANAAQILEANIADVQTAKAMELSPALCARLELSPSKLKAAIAGVRDVAKLADPLATMQINRELDQGLILRRMTCPLGVLGVIFEARPDALIQITSLAIKSGNSVILKGGKEAIRSCQALVTIIHRALSETKVNSAAVQLLTTREEIQELLKLDQYIDLIIPRGSNEFVRYIQNNTRIPVLGHADGICHLYIDKEADLSKAIRITVDSKTQYPAACNTIETLLVHQDIARQLLPAVAQLLEEKKVKLLGDEATRQIINVLSATEEDWQTEYSDLILSIKIVDSLESAIEHINYYGSRHTEAIVSENLNTAKTFSDQVDAAGVFHNCSTRFADGFRYGFGAEVGISTQKMPPRGPVGLEGLVTYKYQLAGDGHIVADYSGENAQSFTHKDL, from the coding sequence ATGGTTACAACTTCTCTATCCCTCCCCGAAATCGCCAGAGAAACCCGTCAAGCGAGTCGTCAACTGGCTATCCTGACTAACGAAGAAAGGAATAAAGCTTTAGAGGCTATTGCTGAGGCTTTAACTGCCAATGCTGCTCAGATACTAGAAGCTAATATCGCCGATGTTCAAACAGCCAAGGCGATGGAATTATCTCCGGCTTTATGTGCGCGGTTAGAGTTAAGTCCCAGCAAATTAAAAGCCGCTATTGCCGGGGTGCGAGATGTGGCTAAATTAGCAGATCCTTTAGCTACTATGCAAATTAATCGGGAATTAGATCAAGGTTTAATTCTTCGGAGAATGACCTGTCCTTTAGGGGTTTTAGGTGTTATTTTTGAGGCTCGTCCCGATGCTTTAATTCAAATTACCAGTTTAGCGATTAAATCCGGTAATAGCGTTATTTTAAAAGGGGGGAAAGAGGCGATCCGTTCTTGTCAAGCTTTAGTAACAATTATTCATCGGGCATTGAGTGAAACTAAAGTTAATTCGGCGGCGGTGCAATTGTTAACAACAAGAGAAGAAATTCAGGAACTCTTAAAACTTGATCAATACATCGATTTAATTATTCCTAGAGGTTCTAACGAATTTGTTCGTTATATCCAAAATAATACCCGCATTCCCGTCCTCGGTCATGCCGATGGTATCTGTCATCTCTACATCGACAAAGAAGCAGATTTAAGCAAAGCCATCAGGATTACCGTCGATAGCAAAACCCAATATCCTGCCGCTTGTAATACCATTGAAACTTTATTGGTTCATCAAGACATCGCTAGACAACTTTTGCCCGCAGTGGCACAATTATTAGAGGAAAAAAAGGTTAAATTATTGGGAGATGAAGCAACTCGTCAGATTATTAACGTGCTATCGGCCACAGAAGAAGACTGGCAAACCGAATATAGTGATTTAATTCTGTCAATTAAAATTGTTGATAGTCTAGAATCAGCAATCGAACATATTAATTATTACGGTTCTCGACACACGGAAGCCATTGTCAGCGAAAATCTTAACACAGCCAAGACCTTTAGCGATCAAGTCGATGCCGCCGGAGTTTTTCATAATTGTTCCACGCGATTTGCCGATGGTTTCCGTTACGGTTTCGGGGCCGAAGTGGGTATCAGCACCCAAAAAATGCCTCCCCGCGGTCCGGTGGGATTAGAGGGATTAGTGACCTACAAATATCAATTAGCCGGAGATGGTCATATTGTCGCCGATTATTCTGGGGAAAATGCCCAATCTTTCACTCACAAAGATTTATAG
- the ahcY gene encoding adenosylhomocysteinase: MVATPVQQKYDIKDISLAPIGKQRIEWAGREMPVLRQLAERYAIEKPFAGLRLVACCHVTTETANLAIALKAGGADALLIASNPLSTQDDVAACLVANYGIPVYAIKGEDNDTYHRHVQIALDHKPQIIIDDGCDVVATLVKERSHQLPDIIGTTEETTTGIVRLQAMLKAGVLSFPAMNVNDAETKHFFDNRYGTGQSTLDGIIRATNILLAGKTVVVAGYGWCGKGVAMRAKGLGSNVIVTEINAVRAIEAAMDGFRVMPMDEAAKEGDIFITVTGNKHVIRAEHFDLMKDGAIVSNSGHFDIEIDLQALGAKADNVKEVRNFTQQYSLKSGKSVVVIGEGRLVNLAAAEGHPSAVMDMSFANQAIGVEYLVKNQGKLAPGIYSIPYELDQEIARLKLQAMGIEIDTLTEAQLEYINSWTSGT, encoded by the coding sequence ATGGTAGCAACACCAGTTCAACAGAAATACGACATTAAAGATATTAGTTTAGCCCCCATCGGCAAACAACGCATCGAATGGGCCGGACGGGAAATGCCCGTTTTGCGTCAATTAGCCGAACGTTACGCTATCGAAAAACCCTTTGCTGGACTGCGTTTAGTCGCTTGCTGTCACGTTACCACCGAAACCGCTAATTTGGCGATCGCACTAAAAGCCGGTGGCGCTGATGCGTTACTAATTGCCAGTAATCCCCTTTCCACCCAAGATGATGTGGCCGCTTGTTTGGTCGCTAATTACGGCATCCCCGTTTATGCAATCAAAGGGGAAGATAACGACACCTATCACCGTCACGTTCAAATCGCCCTCGATCACAAACCCCAGATTATCATCGATGATGGTTGTGATGTAGTGGCCACCCTAGTTAAAGAAAGAAGTCACCAATTACCCGACATTATCGGTACTACCGAAGAAACTACCACCGGCATCGTCCGTTTGCAAGCCATGCTCAAAGCCGGGGTGTTATCCTTCCCCGCAATGAACGTTAACGACGCAGAAACCAAGCATTTCTTTGATAATCGCTACGGTACAGGTCAATCTACCCTTGATGGTATCATTCGCGCCACCAATATCCTCCTTGCCGGTAAAACCGTGGTTGTGGCTGGTTATGGTTGGTGTGGTAAAGGTGTGGCTATGCGGGCCAAAGGTTTAGGCTCTAATGTAATTGTCACCGAAATTAACGCCGTGCGTGCCATTGAAGCAGCGATGGACGGTTTCCGGGTTATGCCCATGGATGAAGCCGCTAAAGAAGGCGATATCTTCATCACCGTAACTGGTAACAAGCACGTTATCCGGGCCGAACATTTCGACCTGATGAAAGATGGGGCGATTGTTTCCAACTCCGGTCACTTTGATATTGAAATCGACCTGCAAGCTTTAGGCGCAAAAGCCGATAATGTTAAGGAAGTTCGCAACTTTACCCAACAATATAGCCTAAAAAGCGGTAAATCCGTCGTTGTTATCGGGGAAGGTCGCCTAGTTAACCTGGCAGCCGCCGAAGGTCATCCTAGCGCCGTTATGGATATGAGTTTCGCTAACCAGGCGATCGGTGTAGAATACTTGGTTAAAAATCAAGGTAAATTGGCCCCCGGCATCTACTCGATTCCCTACGAATTAGACCAAGAAATCGCCCGCTTGAAACTGCAAGCCATGGGGATTGAAATCGATACCCTCACTGAAGCCCAATTAGAATATATCAACTCCTGGACTTCCGGAACCTAA